One genomic window of Methanosarcina acetivorans C2A includes the following:
- a CDS encoding COG1361 S-layer family protein, with protein sequence MKKNFILMLLVLLLSIIPLNAGTALASGLIDSSSVQVSLTNQNPDAARPGEPVELTVSIKNVGNKDLEDITVEIAPEYPFSKVSGEALKKEIAYLNARQDEDSAGVLKFKLMTDSNASEGTYEIDITTTAKSVDGSSSSIITTTKTVYLEVRGKEYAQIVTISKANIDVAKEEPLEFIVTNTGNSPLKNMVISWKDPEGVILPVYSDNTKYIKYLEPGNSITLYYSVMADVNANPGLYTLDINLTFEDYESNAKNIRTTAGIFVGGETDFDVSFSESDAGEISLSVANVGNNIAYSVKVSIPDQDEYRVSGSSSTIVGNLEKGDYTIATFNVMSARTANQDAENSEGRATAAPGNESPSFGVEPSLKVRIEYTDARGERITVDKDVPIEMTAAAGTTAPGGRPGARDSGSSLSSYLTYIVVIIAAGAGVILYRRKRLEKIEKGSGDKKPEEKPEEGKHIL encoded by the coding sequence ATGAAAAAAAATTTCATATTAATGCTCCTGGTTCTGCTTTTATCAATCATACCGCTAAACGCCGGGACGGCTCTCGCCAGCGGGTTGATAGACTCCTCCTCAGTACAGGTAAGCCTTACCAACCAGAACCCTGATGCTGCAAGGCCAGGCGAGCCCGTGGAACTCACGGTAAGCATAAAAAACGTGGGGAATAAAGACCTTGAAGACATAACTGTCGAAATTGCCCCCGAGTACCCATTCAGCAAAGTGTCGGGAGAAGCGCTAAAAAAAGAGATAGCTTACCTGAATGCAAGACAGGACGAAGACAGTGCAGGCGTCCTTAAGTTCAAGCTCATGACCGATTCCAACGCTTCTGAGGGCACATACGAAATAGACATAACCACAACTGCAAAATCGGTAGATGGGTCATCCTCGAGTATCATCACAACCACAAAAACCGTTTATCTGGAGGTAAGGGGGAAAGAATATGCCCAGATAGTGACCATAAGCAAGGCAAATATCGACGTGGCAAAGGAAGAACCCCTTGAGTTCATTGTAACAAACACCGGAAACTCCCCCCTCAAGAACATGGTCATCTCCTGGAAAGACCCTGAAGGAGTGATCCTACCGGTATACTCTGACAACACCAAGTACATTAAGTACCTCGAACCCGGAAATTCCATAACCCTTTATTACTCGGTAATGGCAGATGTAAACGCAAATCCCGGGCTTTACACTCTGGACATAAACCTTACTTTTGAAGACTACGAGTCAAATGCAAAGAACATCAGGACAACGGCAGGAATCTTTGTAGGAGGAGAAACCGACTTCGATGTCTCTTTTTCCGAAAGTGATGCGGGAGAGATCTCCCTTTCGGTTGCGAACGTGGGCAATAATATTGCATATTCGGTGAAAGTATCGATCCCGGACCAGGATGAGTACAGAGTCTCGGGAAGTTCCTCAACTATTGTCGGAAACCTTGAAAAAGGGGACTACACTATTGCTACTTTTAATGTAATGAGCGCCCGGACTGCAAACCAGGATGCTGAAAACTCAGAGGGAAGAGCCACTGCTGCCCCGGGAAATGAATCTCCCTCTTTCGGGGTTGAGCCGTCGCTGAAAGTCAGGATCGAATATACGGATGCAAGGGGAGAAAGAATAACTGTCGACAAAGATGTTCCAATTGAGATGACTGCAGCTGCGGGAACCACAGCACCCGGGGGCAGGCCCGGAGCAAGAGATTCCGGCAGCAGCTTGAGTTCGTATCTGACCTATATAGTGGTAATAATAGCTGCAGGAGCAGGAGTAATACTGTACCGCAGGAAAAGGCTGGAAAAAATTGAAAAAGGATCGGGAGATAAAAAACCGGAAGAAAAGCCGGAAGAAGGGAAGCACATCCTTTGA
- a CDS encoding ABC transporter permease: protein MRNSTYMKMALNMLLHSKLRSWLTIIGIVIGVGAVVGIISLGDAMEANVQSRLADMDLTKITISPGYSRAQSNMPGPGRGWGGGSTTDTELTDDDVSALQGIEGIAYITGEISGREEVTYTGETATLSITGVDPQVWQYMTTLETESGRMLKPSDKYVAVIGSGVASGIYDQDVGINQVVTINGKSVRIVGILAEEGGSEDRQIYMPIDAAVYVIEDAEEDVFDSITVKAQSEELVDSVVTKIEDKLMISRHIVREDDRDFSVTASKSMAESVTEMTDSITLFLGAIAAVSLLVGAVGIANTMFTSVLEKTKEIGTMKAIGAKNRDILMIFVYNSAMVGFVGGIFGVMLGGLVSALFPYLGVTLMRGGSGTSISLSPGLMTFGLTLAVLIGVISGAVPAYRASKLKPVDALRYE from the coding sequence ATGAGAAATTCGACCTACATGAAAATGGCTCTGAATATGCTCCTGCACAGCAAACTTCGGAGCTGGCTGACAATCATAGGGATTGTCATAGGGGTTGGGGCAGTGGTGGGTATCATCTCCCTCGGAGATGCTATGGAGGCAAACGTGCAGAGCAGGCTTGCTGACATGGACCTGACAAAAATCACTATTTCACCCGGATACTCAAGAGCCCAGTCGAACATGCCGGGACCCGGAAGAGGGTGGGGGGGAGGTTCTACGACCGATACCGAACTGACCGATGATGACGTTTCGGCACTGCAGGGCATAGAAGGCATAGCGTACATCACAGGCGAGATTTCCGGCAGGGAGGAAGTAACGTATACAGGAGAAACGGCAACTCTTTCCATCACAGGTGTGGACCCGCAGGTCTGGCAGTACATGACCACCCTCGAAACCGAATCAGGAAGAATGCTCAAACCCTCGGATAAGTATGTCGCAGTTATCGGGAGTGGAGTTGCCAGTGGGATTTATGACCAGGACGTAGGGATAAACCAGGTGGTAACGATCAACGGCAAATCCGTGCGCATAGTAGGAATCCTGGCTGAGGAAGGGGGAAGTGAAGACAGGCAGATCTACATGCCAATCGATGCCGCAGTATACGTGATCGAGGACGCGGAAGAAGACGTCTTTGATTCTATCACGGTAAAAGCCCAGAGTGAAGAGCTGGTAGACAGTGTGGTCACGAAGATTGAAGACAAACTTATGATTTCCCGCCATATTGTGAGGGAAGACGACAGAGACTTTTCCGTAACCGCCTCAAAGTCTATGGCCGAATCCGTAACAGAGATGACGGATTCCATCACCCTTTTCCTCGGGGCAATTGCAGCCGTGTCCCTGCTGGTAGGGGCAGTGGGCATTGCGAACACCATGTTTACTTCTGTCCTTGAAAAGACAAAGGAAATAGGCACGATGAAAGCCATTGGAGCGAAAAACAGGGATATTCTTATGATTTTTGTATATAACTCCGCAATGGTAGGCTTTGTCGGAGGGATCTTTGGAGTTATGCTGGGAGGGCTGGTTTCGGCTCTCTTCCCTTACCTTGGCGTGACTCTGATGAGAGGAGGAAGCGGGACTAGCATCTCTCTTTCCCCTGGCCTGATGACCTTCGGGCTGACTCTTGCGGTCCTGATCGGGGTAATATCGGGAGCAGTCCCTGCATACAGGGCTTCAAAACTGAAACCTGTGGACGCCCTCAGGTATGAGTAA
- a CDS encoding ABC transporter ATP-binding protein — MQADLAETATMPLSSTVQEASFETEDYSDAHDITAGSGKKPLIKLTDVWKIYRMGEIDFAALSGIDLEIYRGEFVVVLGPSGSGKSTLMNLLGCLDLPSKGTVFLDSRDISRLDESELARIRGQMIGFIFQSFNLIPTLNTLENILLPLEFQEEDPARARERGEYLLEVVGLSDKKRNLPSQLSGGQRQRVAIARSLAVNPPIILADEPTGNLDSKTGDYILGFLAKLHEKEGKTIIIVTHDLDLVKHATRVVYIRDGKIEKIEHVNRKNMKGK; from the coding sequence ATGCAAGCCGATCTCGCAGAGACAGCGACAATGCCATTAAGTTCCACTGTTCAGGAAGCCTCTTTTGAAACTGAAGACTATTCTGATGCTCACGACATTACTGCCGGGTCAGGAAAAAAGCCCCTTATCAAGCTGACAGACGTCTGGAAAATCTACAGGATGGGGGAGATTGATTTTGCAGCCCTCAGCGGGATCGACCTGGAGATCTACAGGGGGGAATTTGTGGTGGTTCTTGGCCCGAGCGGAAGCGGAAAAAGTACACTCATGAACCTGCTGGGCTGCCTGGACTTGCCCTCAAAAGGGACTGTTTTTCTTGACTCAAGGGACATTTCCAGACTTGACGAATCCGAACTTGCCCGCATCAGGGGACAGATGATAGGGTTCATTTTCCAGAGCTTTAACCTGATCCCGACGCTTAACACGCTGGAAAACATCCTTTTGCCCCTGGAATTTCAGGAAGAAGACCCCGCACGGGCAAGAGAAAGGGGAGAATACCTGCTTGAGGTTGTAGGGCTTTCGGATAAGAAACGAAACCTTCCCTCCCAGCTTTCAGGCGGACAGAGGCAGAGAGTTGCAATTGCCCGCTCTCTTGCCGTAAACCCACCTATAATCCTTGCCGATGAACCGACCGGAAACCTGGACAGCAAGACAGGGGACTACATTCTGGGGTTTCTGGCAAAATTACATGAAAAAGAAGGCAAGACGATTATCATTGTCACCCACGACCTGGATCTTGTAAAACACGCAACAAGAGTCGTGTACATCAGAGACGGAAAGATAGAAAAAATCGAACATGTCAATAGAAAAAACATGAAGGGGAAATGA
- a CDS encoding class I SAM-dependent methyltransferase: MVSVETVFKRSKFSWEDYFSDKKKGGHRFSTEEFLAKEAKEKLFHLNGGKTLLDFGCGAGELLIYYAPYYEKVVGVDFSRSMLLEAKKKVLKRKYENVDLLLADDRTVWEKLDTKFDQITAAGVVQYLTPEQVDSFIRNASAYLSEGGKISFFDIIDPKLYSLWKIGWFSQDFIPRDILLRVCTCCVKRVSAFLENRPADIIGNSYNPNQIESIARKNGFQMEYAKSVYYEYRYHAILTKIP, encoded by the coding sequence ATGGTTAGCGTGGAAACAGTGTTTAAAAGATCAAAATTCTCCTGGGAAGATTATTTTTCAGATAAAAAGAAAGGCGGACACAGATTTTCAACAGAAGAGTTCCTTGCTAAAGAAGCAAAAGAGAAGCTATTCCACCTTAATGGCGGGAAGACTCTTCTTGACTTCGGGTGTGGGGCAGGGGAGCTACTCATATATTACGCCCCATACTATGAAAAAGTCGTAGGGGTTGATTTCTCCAGGTCCATGCTCCTTGAAGCCAAAAAAAAGGTCCTGAAGCGTAAATATGAAAATGTGGATCTGCTTCTTGCAGACGACAGAACGGTATGGGAGAAGCTAGACACAAAATTTGACCAGATAACTGCAGCCGGGGTGGTTCAGTATCTGACCCCGGAACAGGTTGACAGTTTCATCCGAAATGCTTCCGCGTATCTGAGCGAAGGCGGAAAAATATCTTTTTTTGACATAATTGACCCTAAGCTATATTCTTTGTGGAAAATAGGATGGTTCTCACAAGACTTCATACCCCGGGATATATTGCTCAGAGTATGTACCTGCTGCGTAAAAAGGGTCTCAGCCTTCCTGGAAAACAGACCTGCTGACATAATCGGGAATTCATACAACCCTAACCAGATTGAAAGTATTGCACGAAAAAACGGCTTCCAGATGGAGTATGCGAAATCAGTGTACTATGAATACAGGTATCATGCCATACTTACCAAAATTCCCTGA